The Thiosulfativibrio zosterae genome has a window encoding:
- a CDS encoding YqaA family protein, with protein MKIFSALYDKAMSWSKHPKAPWYLGGMSFAESSFFPIPPDVMLMPMSLAQPDKAYRFALITTLSSLLGGVFGYLIGYWMLDAIWPLLESVNYVEKYHHIETFFADYGVWVVFIAGFSPIPYKLFTIAAGATHMAIVPFLIASLIGRGARFYLVAGLMRWGGEKYQTQIRNSVDAIGYGLVVLIVLYIVLRYLGWV; from the coding sequence ATGAAAATATTTTCAGCGCTTTACGATAAAGCGATGAGTTGGTCTAAGCACCCCAAAGCCCCTTGGTACTTGGGCGGTATGAGTTTTGCAGAGTCTTCATTTTTTCCGATCCCACCCGATGTGATGCTTATGCCGATGAGTTTGGCGCAACCGGATAAGGCCTATCGTTTTGCACTGATTACGACGCTTTCTTCGTTATTGGGCGGTGTTTTTGGGTACTTAATTGGTTATTGGATGTTAGATGCCATTTGGCCGCTGCTAGAATCGGTTAATTATGTTGAAAAATATCATCATATAGAAACCTTTTTTGCAGACTATGGTGTTTGGGTGGTATTTATTGCTGGGTTTAGTCCCATTCCCTACAAATTGTTTACCATCGCTGCCGGCGCAACGCACATGGCTATTGTGCCATTTTTAATAGCGTCTTTAATCGGACGGGGCGCGCGATTTTATCTTGTGGCCGGTTTGATGCGCTGGGGCGGCGAAAAATATCAAACCCAAATTCGCAACTCGGTTGATGCGATAGGTTATGGTTTGGTGGTGTTAATTGTTTTATACATCGTTTTAAGATACTTGGGATGGGTGTAA
- a CDS encoding Smr/MutS family protein, producing the protein MTGFKKGDKHQNTPTQGYSEEEDLALFQNAMQGVTRLATDNKVHATPSQPKAKKLKHLQMQPESHLQFDFNVHAADNTQSVGTDEYLMFHRKGLRLQELSRLKKGEFQVEAVLDLHGLIVDIADQQLKAFIHQAWSKKCRFLLIIHGKGYNSEAGHPILKNLVNQRLQQYPKVLAFCSALPKDGSTGAVYVFLKAQ; encoded by the coding sequence ATGACTGGTTTTAAAAAGGGTGACAAACATCAAAATACCCCCACACAAGGATACTCTGAAGAGGAGGATTTAGCCTTATTTCAAAATGCCATGCAAGGTGTCACCCGCTTAGCTACGGATAACAAGGTGCATGCAACGCCTAGCCAACCTAAAGCCAAAAAACTTAAGCACCTTCAAATGCAACCTGAAAGTCACTTGCAATTCGATTTTAATGTGCATGCGGCAGACAATACCCAAAGTGTTGGCACGGATGAATATCTGATGTTTCATCGCAAAGGTTTAAGACTGCAAGAATTGAGCCGACTGAAAAAAGGCGAGTTTCAAGTAGAAGCTGTTTTAGATTTACATGGCTTGATTGTGGACATTGCTGACCAGCAATTAAAGGCTTTTATTCACCAGGCCTGGTCAAAAAAATGCCGTTTTTTGTTGATTATTCATGGCAAGGGTTACAACTCAGAGGCAGGACACCCCATCTTAAAAAACTTAGTCAACCAGCGTTTGCAACAATATCCAAAAGTCTTGGCTTTTTGTAGCGCTTTGCCCAAAGATGGCAGCACGGGTGCGGTTTATGTTTTTTTAAAGGCCCAGTAA
- the surE gene encoding 5'/3'-nucleotidase SurE, with translation MKLLLSNDDGYFAPGILCLAETLRQHPLCKSLTVIAPDRNRSAASNSLTLLDPLRMTQHSEGVYSVSGTPTDCVHLGVNGALDDDPDMVISGINAGANMGDDVLYSGTVAAATEGRFLGKPSIAISLCGYEHFATAAKVLAQVLSEFSHLPIESNTILNINVPNLPYEELKGLKITRLGRRHASEKVVRGNDPRGLPLFWIGPPGSAADASDGTDFDAIDKGYVSITPLQIDLTHYRMHTLLQSWAADFSLTPA, from the coding sequence ATGAAGCTTCTTTTATCGAACGATGATGGTTATTTTGCACCGGGCATTCTGTGTTTGGCAGAAACCTTGCGTCAACATCCCTTGTGTAAATCCCTAACCGTTATTGCGCCCGATCGTAATCGCAGTGCGGCCAGCAACTCTTTAACTTTATTAGATCCGTTACGCATGACTCAGCATTCTGAGGGGGTTTATAGCGTTTCTGGAACGCCAACTGATTGTGTTCATTTAGGGGTGAATGGCGCTTTAGACGATGATCCCGATATGGTCATCTCTGGTATCAATGCTGGTGCGAATATGGGGGATGATGTTCTTTACTCTGGAACAGTGGCTGCCGCAACGGAAGGTCGGTTTTTGGGTAAGCCTTCGATAGCGATTTCTTTGTGTGGTTATGAGCATTTTGCCACGGCAGCGAAAGTATTAGCCCAGGTATTGAGTGAGTTTTCACATTTACCCATAGAGTCTAATACCATTTTAAATATCAATGTGCCAAATTTGCCCTACGAAGAACTCAAAGGCTTAAAAATTACCCGCTTAGGTCGCCGCCATGCATCGGAGAAGGTGGTGAGAGGTAACGACCCCAGAGGGTTGCCATTGTTTTGGATTGGGCCACCTGGCAGTGCTGCGGATGCGTCTGATGGTACTGATTTTGATGCGATTGACAAGGGATATGTGTCCATTACGCCCTTACAAATTGATTTAACCCACTACCGTATGCACACGCTACTGCAAAGCTGGGCGGCAGATTTTTCTTTAACCCCAGCCTAA
- a CDS encoding protein-L-isoaspartate(D-aspartate) O-methyltransferase → MKDSMLDALNEPLIFPNEAFASMQGMGMTSQRTRNRMVQRLQAEYHIEDLAVLNAMRVTPRHVFLDEAMASRAYEDTALPIGYAQTISQPWVVAKMTQWLLKTGEVTKVLEIGTGSGYQTAILSLLVKQVYSVERIEPLLLRAQAVLKRLELNNIQFELNDGHWGWRQKAPFNGIISAASPAKVPEELFEQLVEGGRLVMPVGEAQQLLFGYVKTSTGVIEECLGEVLFVPMKQGIER, encoded by the coding sequence GTGAAAGACTCTATGTTAGATGCGTTAAATGAACCGCTAATTTTTCCCAACGAGGCTTTTGCCAGCATGCAGGGCATGGGCATGACCTCGCAGCGAACTCGCAATCGAATGGTGCAGCGTTTGCAGGCGGAATACCATATTGAAGATTTGGCGGTTTTGAATGCCATGCGCGTGACTCCGCGCCATGTTTTTTTGGATGAGGCAATGGCTTCAAGAGCTTACGAAGACACTGCTTTGCCCATTGGGTATGCACAAACCATTTCGCAGCCTTGGGTGGTTGCAAAAATGACGCAGTGGTTATTAAAGACCGGTGAGGTCACTAAGGTGTTAGAAATTGGCACTGGCTCAGGTTATCAAACGGCAATACTCAGTCTTTTGGTTAAACAGGTTTATTCTGTTGAGCGTATTGAACCTTTATTGTTGCGTGCGCAGGCTGTTTTAAAACGCTTAGAGCTCAATAATATTCAGTTTGAGTTAAATGATGGTCATTGGGGTTGGCGCCAAAAAGCGCCTTTTAATGGGATTATTTCAGCGGCTTCTCCAGCTAAAGTGCCAGAAGAATTATTTGAACAACTGGTTGAGGGTGGGCGTTTGGTGATGCCGGTGGGGGAAGCGCAGCAATTGTTGTTTGGCTATGTGAAAACCTCAACAGGGGTTATTGAAGAGTGTTTAGGAGAGGTATTATTTGTGCCTATGAAACAAGGAATTGAACGATGA